GGCCATATGCCAAGGCCATAAAGTTGACCAAATTGGTGCTGTACAGTTTGAGGCAAAGACAAAAGGTAGAAGAGTTAAATGGGAAGATAAAAGGTGAATTGGAGATGGAAGAGGATCCACAGACATCGAGAAACAGAGCGGTGGTCtaattctgctttcttctctcttcctctgcatcaTGGAAATCCCATTTTCCCCTTTCTACTAGAGAAACTTTGTTAGAAGGAGTAAGTCCATTTCTTtagcaatctttttttccctaaccAAACCTCATCCATGCACACTAGAGCCTAGTCAGTCCacaagaaagagaagggaggagaTGAGGAGGCTGGCAGCCAAAGGACAACAATAACTTTACCCACCATTTAGTCCAGCCTGAATCCACTGGACACCTGTCAGTAGCCATTTCATTTATTGCTAAACTTGAACTATAAACTGTAGTTGGTAAATCTATGGGATAGATCAAAACACATCTGAGAGACCTTCAAATTATCAACTATTACAGCTGTTTGATTACTTTGGAACTGCTACTGATATGTGATATCAGCTCAAGGCCCTGTCTGCAACTATCTAGATCAACGAACACCTCTACAGAAAGATGCCAGAACAAAATAGACTGTCCAGAAATGGTTAATTAATAGCTTGTTAGGTTGACCGAATTCCACTACATACACTGATGCACCTACTGTATATAAAAAGTGACCTGTCTTCTGTACCATTCTCAGCCACCTCTTCTTCTGCCATACTGGCAGTTACCAGGTTTTCCACTTTGAAGTTTTTGGGCATTGACCTAAAATGTTTGTAACATCTTGGATCTGGGGAACAGTGACAATACTCTGTTGTGTTTATTGGTTTCTTataggaaggaggaggaggtaagaaatcctttttaaaatgcatcttacTGTACCCAGTCTTTATTTCTGTCAAATATACTGTGTGTGAGACTAAAAGCAGTGTAATCTGAGGAATATCAAGTTGACAGGTGCAAGATAATGCAGGCAACACTGTAACTTAGACTTCTGAGAAATTTATCTTACATTTTTTGTgtacaggctttttaaaaatagtgggGTAATGCCTAGACATAGGTGTAGATACAAATCTATAAATCTATACCTGCATAAATGaggtaattaaaatattaatatgcaCGCTCTGATTTCCTAAAGTGCTGGGCTTTAGTTTTACCTGCATTGTAACCACAGCTAATACCCCCTTATTTCTAATATAGTCTAATACCTACTTACATCCCTTATCTAATCTTTCATATCTAGTTACATGCTTTCAGTGGAGATAATACTTGCATTGTTAACTATGTCGAAtacctatttttttaaaagcaggaacTTCAGCATTTATCCTACTAGTTTGTGCCACGTTTACAGAAAGAATAAGTAATTTGTGTACCTATTGTAACTTTATACTTTTTGGCAGtcatttttttgattttctttaaaagtttaataaaaaaggTACAAAATAGTTAACTTTGTATAATATCCAATAGGATGATACTAGAAGAGCTAAAGTATTATTTGAAAGTTATTTTAGCATCCATTTTTCACCTTATGCAGTAAAGTAGTTATTTGACTTTCAGATTAAAATATATCATTTAAGCATAGGCTTAACtataagcatgtgcttaatgATGCTTTGCCTGAAAGACTAACTTTCATGCTTACTGAAGATCATGCCAAAATTCCCACTGTTTTCAGCACTGCAGGATCCACTCCAAATGGGACATGCCAATAATAACAACCTTTCTACACTCAGAAGGCTATTCCCCCTGGTATTCAAATTGCATTATGGATACCATTGCCCAAGGACATCTCAAACAGTATTAGTGggatggtttatttatttatgggtCAACTATGTATCTGTGCATGTAAGTTAGGCCAGTGGAAACAATGTTGTATTAGCCAGGTGAAAAATAAATTCCtgaaacaggggggaaaaaaagtgatgtaGACAAAGTGTATATTATTATGTTTATTGAAATGCATAAAGTTATTCTTTCTAGTATACCACAGACCTCATAACAGACTTACTGTTCATGGCAGGGGGAAATTCTTTGTCAACAGTatagcagaaaacaaacattacAAAAAGTCTAGCATCACCACTTAGCTGGTAGTCTTGGAGGAGATATCTTGATGCACACTTCTAAATTCAGTGTTTGCATTTTGTAGGCGAAGAGGTGAGCCACCACTTGAAAATGGGTTCCTCCCATACCTGGGCTGTGCCTTGCAGTTTGGTGCCAACCCCCTTGAATTCCttagagaaaagcagaagaagcATGGCCACATTTTTACTTGCCGAGTAGCTGGAAAATACATTCATTTCCTCACTGATCCTTTTTCATACCATTCATTGATACGCCAGGGAAAACACTTGGACTGGAAGAAGTTCCATTTTGCTACCTCTGCCAAGGTACCATTTTAAAAATGGTTGTAATATTTAACATGCAAAATATCTGCTGTCAGGTCAGACTGTACCTAGTTAATCTCTACATAACTTCACAGCATAACTACATCTTTGAAATACAGTTTGTTTCATATTTCTGCACTTTCATCAGTTTAAAAGATTGTggtcttctttttccctttccttaatGGAAAGGGAATTTGCAGTTATTTGGATTATCTGAGAATGACATTATTTAGTCATGTGGTATCCCAGACTGCTAAAGTTAGCATCCTCTGCAAAATGATATGTAGCTTGCTGAAGCTGAAACCTTCTTCAGTAGGTATTCACCACTATGGAAGGTTATATGCTCATGTCTTAAAAAATGATGTAACACAGTAAAAGCTCAATCAAATTCTTACTGAAGCAAGCAAAAAGGTTCCTGTTGATGTCAGTGAGATTTGAAGGAAGCCCTAGGTAATCATGTCTGTTTATTTATAAGCATCtattagaatatatttttgtttgcctACTTAATAGCTGCTATGGTTCACTGAGAAAGTACCAATTCTAGTATTAATAGTCCTTATTATGCTTCCCTCTAGTAAGCTATGAAGTTATACTTTGTCTTTAATTTCTGTTAGACTTTATCACCAAGGTTACGATAGGCCTTATTTACCGTATATACAATTTATTTTGTGACAGGCTTTTGGGCACGGTAGTATTGATCCAACGGAGGGAAACACCACCGAAAATTTTCATCACACTTTCATTAGAACCCTTCAAGGTAATGCTCTAGATCCCCTCATTGAAGCAATGATGGAAAACCTACAATATGTCATGCTGCAATCAAGAACATCTAAACTCCAGCCCAGTACCTGGGTGACAGAAGGACTTTATGCATTCTGTTGCCGGGTGATGTTTGAGTCTGGCTTTTTAACACTTTTTGGCACAGAATTTAATTCAAGTCATGATAAAAATCTATCAAAGCAGGAAACTGAGAGAGCTCATATCCTAAACGCCCTTGAAAACTTCAAGGAATTCGATAAGATCTTTCCAGCCCTTGTGGCAGGCCTGCCGATACATTTGTTCAAGAGTGCCCACAGTGCACGTGAGAAGCTCGGAGAGGCGCTGCTCCACAAGAACCTGCTGAAGAGGAACAAGCTCTCCGAGCTTGTCACCCTCCGCATGTTCCTGAATGACACTCTGTCAACCTTTGATgacaaggaaaaagcaaaaacccaTGTGGCAGTGCTGTGGGCCTCACAAGCCAACACCATTCCTGCCACTTTTTGGAGCTTGTTCTATCTTATTAAGTAAGTTCCAATGCTTCTTTTTTCCACGtgagaaaaataatgtttgttATCTTTCAGAAAGTGGGTCACTACTACAGGCAAATTCTGCTGCTTGATACCTCTTCAACATCAAGGTCAAAAAGCTTGCTGATTACAACTGTAGTGGCATGTTGTTGTGGACTTCCACAGAAACCCCCTCACCCATCTCAGACCAAGCAAAGATACCATAGAGGAATTCTGTaggaaatttttcagaaaaaccCCATTCCAACCCAATACCTTGAGTCCTAGCATAAAAAGTGTACAACACTTTGTCAGTGAAAACTTTGGAGTAAATCTACACAACGTGACCTTAAAAGTATTGGCTGCAGTCAGAACATTAAATGCATTGAAGGCTCCCAATGCAATGGGAAATTTTTAGACTATTTCCCTAGACTAGGCAAAATAAGCTTTAACCTAACTATTCTTTTCACAGATACTTAGTAGAAAATAGATTATACATTGATTGACCTACTGAGATTAAAGGAATTATGCAGACATACACCAAAAAATCTGATGGCAACTCCCTGCCACTCTCCTCTCCAGCTCTACAGCAGTGTTGTTACACGTGAATAAAGCTGTTGTGGCAGAATGAAGAGCCAGGCCCAAAATCTTGCATTAATACATGATGTTTTAGGCCTGAGGTTTTGAGTTTCACTTAAGATATATGTCAACATTCCTTAATAGAAGGGGGCATTCAAAACCTTATGTGGGTCAGAATTCTTGTACCTTATTTCCCAGCTTTTCAGACTAGACTGTCCTATGTAGTATTTTCCTACAATTTGGGGACACACTTAACTTTAGATATCTGCAGTGTAGGCTGTGATTACTGGGCTTGTTATTCATGAGAGGAGTGCACAATTTAGGTAATACTATTAAATGTCCATTTTAGAGTCAGTATCTGTGAATTGTAATCTACCTCCGTGTGACTAACTCTATGTATGTATCTAAATCTCTGACGTTTTTACTTAGTCAGTAGATTGCATCCCTTGTATCTACCGGCCAATGCTGTAATTGAAGTTCTTTGGGACTTTTCATGCCAAGAGTCTCATTGGCTTAAATTCTTCTGGTCTTGCAGTCTTTTAGCACTCTGATTGTGTCCTTATAACAATGGCAGTATTGCATCCCATATTACTAATTATACATATTTCACCATAACTCATGTATTCCATGTTTGTAAGAAAGTCAAGAAAGTGAAGGATACTATGTTGATTTTAGTATTAGAAAGATTCTTTTCAGATAGACAGAACATTGCCACATAATAGAACATCACTAAGGATAATTGGTGTTGTAAAACTGATCCTGTTCCAAACTTTTTACCTGCAGTGGGGCTATTGCCTCATCTACAAtcaattgtttcatttctttttcttggcatTGCTTTTAGTGACATCATTATTTATTTAACTGTGTTATTCACGTTAGTTCTGTCCCACTCATTACTGGTGACAGAATCAAATATGTGGAGTTCTCTTCCATTTTTGAAGGTAATGTATCTTTGCCAATAAGTGAAAAACTGTAATTACATAAGTGGATTTTGCGGcagcattttcattttagaagGTCATACCTGTCAGCTAGCAAACTGAATTTTAGCCAGGAAGTAAATGAATGGCTAAACCCCTTTTTATACCATTCTTAAGTGTGAGATCATGTTATATTTCTGCTATTTTGATTTTAGGAGTCCAGAAGCAATGAGAGCTGCTACTGAAGAAGTGCAAACTATTTTGGAAAGTGCTGGAGAAAAGATTGGCTTAGgcagcaaaaatatttccttgaacCGAAAACAGTTGGATAATATGCCCATACTAGGTATGGTTATTTTATGGAGCAGTAGGACAAATCACCCTTCAATTTTCAGAATCTTCTATTTTTTATCATATAAACACTTGTAACTAAATTACTATTCGCCAACAAACaccaaaacaaaaatcttaaacATTCCTTAGCAATGGCCAACACAATCAGTCTTCCTGATGTCCCAAGTAGTACCGAGAATATCAGAATTCAAATTAGTAACACTTTTTCCTAGGTAATGACATGTATAAAAACTGCTACACAGCTTCATAGCGTTGGAGATCCACAGCTAATTCAGAGCAATATTTTTTTAGTAATGACTTAAGATCAAAGAAAAGGGTGTTGCCAGATTTTATGTCCCAATTCTTACTATGTGAAGCAAGATCTTCTAATCCACTACCTGTATTTCTTCCTAATATTCTGCAAATGACAGgtacatttttcagaaatgtccaagtttaaaaagaaaacaatttacattgaaagcaaacaaaaacaagttGCTTTTTGTTAGTACTGTTTTCTATGCATCACCTCTAAGTTTCAGAAAGTCCTGTTCATTGCAGTAGAAATGTCTCTcactttcaaatattttgttgCATCAACTATAAATGTAATTCTTGAGAAAAGTATTTTATGTCCTCAGTGTTATCTGCAGAAAGGATAATAATACTAACGACAAATGAAAAAGATACTTTCTTAGGCATCTATAAAGTTGTTAAATTATATCTGTAAATAAATGCTGGGTTTGATAGTGGGTTTGCAATAGTTCAAAATATATGACCTCCCTCAAGGACATACACATACTATTTCTGTGTTAatcattctttttcctctccctataGATAGCATCATCAAGGAAGCAATGAGGTTATCGAGTGCCTCCATGACTTTCCGAGTTGCAAAGGAGGATTTCACATTGCACTTAGAGAAGGAGTTCTACAACATTCGCAGAGATGATATCATAGCTCTTTATCCTCAGCTGTTGCACTTTGATCCAGAAATCTATGCTGATCCCTTGGTAAGTGTTTATCACAACGCATTCAACTCCAGGCGCTAGCAGGAGCTAACATGCCCCTTACTAAAGCACTTATCAGTACTGCCACCACGGCTGGTTCTCTGTTCTACCAAGGCAGTCTATTCCTTTCCCTGGAGACTCAATGACGGGAAAGGGAACTATCCTGTGCAATGCTTACTGCAGTGGGCTCTTCCTTCCCTGTCTGCATTTATGTCTTAATGATGTTAACTAGTCTTCAAAGGTATTCAAATATCAAGTAACTTTTCTGTGGATTTTATTACAGACATTCAAGTATGATCGCTATCTTGatgagaacagagaagaaaagactgacttCTACCGCAATGGTCGCAagttaaaatattattatatgcCATTTGGGACAGGAATTGCAAAGTGTCCCGGCAGGCTATTTGCTGTCCATGAAATTAAACAATTTTTGACTTTGATACTTTCATATTTTGAGATAGAGCTTGTAGACAGTAATGTGCAATGTCCATCTTTAGACCAATCCCGTGCAGGACTTGGTATTTTACAACCAACCAATGATGTTGATTTCAGGTACAGATTGAAATTTCTATGAAAATATATATCATACTTTTAAACTATATACTACATACACACCCTATAAAACATAaactttatatatattatatatatataaataaaaatatggtaAGACTGGGTGAAAATCTATAGGAAGATAATAATTTATCAGTCTAACAGAAAATGCATAAATTATACCATTATGGTACTGGAATGCAGTGGGGATAATGCACAGTGCCTGTACATGTTTCCCCTTTTACCAAATGCAGGTTGAGATCTTGAATTTGTACATCTACAGTAGCTCTTCTCTTCTTCCAGCAAATACTTTCCCAGAACAATATAATTAGAATTTTGTTCCcttcttcaaaataattttcaaaattcaaaCACAGTTAAAATTTTGTCTCTATTataactgaaacattttgttttttctccctccataggtaaaatagcatttttattgtaaaaagGCAGATTgagtgtggggagaggggagctgcctggggaagtACCTTTATGTTTTCGTGAAAAACTAGaaaaagacttgaagaaaatCTACAAGCCTTTCACGTTCTAGTGAAACTGCAAAAACTTATACTATATTCATtgtaatatatttcttttcaaaaggttgtaaatgtatgaaaataaatgatattGGTTGAACAAAATGCACCTCTAAACTGTTGGTTGTTTCAATTTCTTAACATTCTCAATGGTTTACCCACTAATCCAAAGCCAGCTGAGCCAGCTTTAAACCAGCCAGTTCAAATGCCAATACAGAGATAAATTAACAGCCATCCATATATTAACTAGTGAATCTGGCTGGATTTTGAAGCCTTCTGTAAACTCCATACTTCCATGGCTTAAAGTTTTCTTTCCACTCCCTTGGTTTATGAAAAACTGAATAGCTCCTAAAGCTGACCTGATTTTCAGCCGCCCAAGGAATACCTATAGAATTGAACTGTGGGGAAGGTTAATAACACCACAGAATTTACCAAACAGAATAAAATCAAGTTTTGAACACTGTCAGATAGCTACTGATACTATCCCCAATACTCTCAGAGACAGCACAGGAGATACAAAAGCCAATGTCTCTATGTTTGCATTGACTACTTGgtactttttcctccttcccctatTATGTGATAATCCAGATCCACTGGAATTATGTTATCTTGGCTTTGCTTGACTGGTCCTATCTTATTTACGCAACTTTCCCCACTATACTGACAGTGTATGCCTGAGGTCAGATGGCTGTAcagtctgttttctttcccaagaCTCACAAACACACTCTTCTCTCAACTACTAAATCCTACCCTTACTATATTCCTTTTTTATTCCCTCTGTATACTTGCCACATGGATAGCTCTACAGAGAGTTTTAGGAAAGAAATAGATGTGATCTCTCTGGTCTGTCTAGCCATAGGGacttcagcattttaaataaaagtccATTGAGAGGCAACTAAGCCACATTTTTCACTGTAGCAAACATATAGGAAGATGCTTCAGTTTCCATTTGAGGTTTacttttagatttttcttttttaagtgaggAATAGATCAGTCTTTAATGATCAGAATGTACTAGATAAATGCCAGCCAATTTTGCACCAAGAAAATGAACACTAAGTACAAAAAAATTGTAAAGTTCTCATAGGCAGGACTGCTCTTTACAAATTCATGTTCAGTTTTGAAGTCAGTGCTAACATCACTGTTGACAATCTAGAACAAGAAGTGCTTCGTTGCAACTTGCATAAGCCTCTATAAATTTCTAATGCAAATCATCTAAACTGACATCcttaaaactgtatttgcaaTCTAAACTGACATC
This Dromaius novaehollandiae isolate bDroNov1 chromosome 2, bDroNov1.hap1, whole genome shotgun sequence DNA region includes the following protein-coding sequences:
- the LOC112984488 gene encoding cytochrome P450 7A1 is translated as MFVTSWIWGTVTILCCVYWFLIGRRRRRRGEPPLENGFLPYLGCALQFGANPLEFLREKQKKHGHIFTCRVAGKYIHFLTDPFSYHSLIRQGKHLDWKKFHFATSAKAFGHGSIDPTEGNTTENFHHTFIRTLQGNALDPLIEAMMENLQYVMLQSRTSKLQPSTWVTEGLYAFCCRVMFESGFLTLFGTEFNSSHDKNLSKQETERAHILNALENFKEFDKIFPALVAGLPIHLFKSAHSAREKLGEALLHKNLLKRNKLSELVTLRMFLNDTLSTFDDKEKAKTHVAVLWASQANTIPATFWSLFYLIKSPEAMRAATEEVQTILESAGEKIGLGSKNISLNRKQLDNMPILDSIIKEAMRLSSASMTFRVAKEDFTLHLEKEFYNIRRDDIIALYPQLLHFDPEIYADPLTFKYDRYLDENREEKTDFYRNGRKLKYYYMPFGTGIAKCPGRLFAVHEIKQFLTLILSYFEIELVDSNVQCPSLDQSRAGLGILQPTNDVDFRYRLKFL